In Suricata suricatta isolate VVHF042 chromosome X, meerkat_22Aug2017_6uvM2_HiC, whole genome shotgun sequence, the DNA window acatacataacataaattGATCACTTTAGtcctttttaagtatacagttcagtggaattaagtacattcacattgttgtgcaaccatcatcactatccaTCTCCACaactttttcatctttacaaACTGAAGCTCTGTGGTCATTAAACAATTCCCTACTGCCCTTTCCtctcagcccctggtaaccatcattctACTTCGTGAACTCTATGAATTTGTCTAGTCTGTATTCCACATTGAAGTggaattatatgatatttattcttttatgtcaggcttatttcacttcgcatggtgtgttcaaggttcatccatgtagcATGTTTCAGacttttccttttaaaggctaaataatatttcattgtgtgtatttatatacacacacatacatatatatatgtataccacattttatttatccatttatccatagatggatatttgggttgtttccactttcttattttcttttatagttgtattttttattaacttttttctactttgataattgattatttttgttaattgagataaaattgacataatattgtattagttttatgtgtacaacataatgatttgatatatgtatattgcaaaatgattaccccAGTAAgtttgatttattgattttattgaattgatattgattttatttacatactataaaatccaccctgtggaggttcctcaaaaaactatcaatggaactcccctatgacccagcaatagcactgctggggatctacccaggggatacagaagtgctgatgcataggagcacatgtaccccaatggtcatagcagcactttctacaatagccaaaacatggaaagagcttaaatgtccatcacctgattagtggatcaagaagatgtggtgtatatatatatacatatatatatatacatatatatgtatatatatatacacgtatatacgtgtgtgtatatatatatatatatatatatatatatatatatatatatacacacacacaatggagtagtacatggcaatgagaaagaatgaattctggccatttgtaccaaaatggatggacctggagggagtcatactaagcaaaataagttaggtggagaaggaaagatactatatgttttcactcataggtctaacgggaaaaattgaacagagagccatgggaaggggaaaggggggggaagagtcgaggagagggagtgaggcaaatcatgatagacttttgaatgctgagaacaaactgagggctgaagagagaggagggaaggggaagggggtgatggtcatggagaggggcacttatggggaagaacactgggtgttatatggaatccaacttagtaataaactatttaaaaataaataaataataaaatatgtaaatataaacagtcaaaaaaaataaagttaaaaaaataaagtgtataatTTAGTAATTTCTAGTATGTTTACAAtgctgtgtaaccatcaccagTATCTAATTCGAGAATATGTCCAACACCCCAACTAGAAGTCTTGTAACCATTAGGGGTTAGTATCAATTCCTCCTTTCTCCCAATGCCTAGCAACCACTAAATGTactttctgtatctatgaatttgtcttttctgtgcatttcatataactggaatcatgcagtatgtggccttttgtgtctggcttctttcatttatcatAATGCTTTcagggtttatccatgttgtagcatatatcaatattttgttcctttttatggctgaataatatttcattgtaagtATATACCATATTTAGTTTATtggttcatcagttgatggatactgGGGTTGTTTTGACCTCCCTAGTACTGTATATAGTGCTACTTACTATGAATATCCTTGTGCAAAATTTTGTTTAAGTACATGTTTTCaacttctggatatatacctgggagtggaattgctaggtcatacaGTAATTGTATGTGTAACTTATTGAGGTACTGCCAAGCTTTTCCACCATTGCTGCACCTTTTTATATTCCAATGAGCAGTATATAACTCCACATCCTtaccattttccattttaaaaaactatagccATCCTAGTGAATGTGAAGTGGATTATTATATGAATGAACCTTGATAACCtgctaagttaaagaagccagacacaagagacCATTgttgtatgattctgtttatatgagacatcccaaaataggcaaatccttagagacagaaagtaggattGTTGTTGTTAGGGGATATGAGGTGGGGAGAACGGGGAGTGTTTGCTTCATGGGCACAGTGTttattttggggtgatgaaaatgttctggaataagATAGTGATGGTTGCAAAACTTTGTGAAGATACtacaaatcattatattgtacattttaaaagggtgAGTTTTACAATATGTGAATTTATCTCAATAAGGAAAACACAGTCTCATTTTAGGCCTACAGGTAAGATTTGATGTTTAAATTTGTAgcatttctctcttatttttggCAGCATGCATACCATGCAGAGTCATCATGAAAAGTTGTGTACTTTGTTGATTGAAAAGGCAAGGCATACAACCAAGGGTCTGAATGGGGGCTGAAATTAGCCCATATACTACTCTCTAACTTGTGTCACTGAGCTTGGTGCTGCCCCAGCCCAGAGAAAGAAGCACCgttttatcattttgtaattCAGGGGCCCAGAGGAGACATCTTACTTTGATTTGTCTTCTTGGAGAGGGCATCATTTACTACTGTGCATAAAGATTCAATATGTTCTAGTGGAGATCCTAGTATGATGGATACTGCTTTGCTGTCCTGGAATTTGAACCATCTCACCACCTTTTATTCAGTCTAATAACCAATTATAAAATACCCCCATAATTTCCCAAAGGTCTGTTTACTGTAATCCACTCTCTGGTATGATTTCTATATCAGGGTTTTTTAGCTGCAAGCAAGAGAACTTGGTTCTGAGCAacttaagcaaaaataaagatttttggaAGACTACTGGAGTTGAACAAAACCAAAGGACGTGCTGGAAAAAAAGGCCTAAAGGAGATCAGGAAGTAAGGAAGCTTGGAGCATTTGGGTAGCAGAACCTCAGTGCTTGTTGTCTTCACTCAGACTTTTAAATTCAGGCACAGAAAATCTGATTATTCCACTAAAAGGGATAGGGTTTCTTATCAGAACACAGATCAGGAAAGAATGCTAGACAGGCCAAATAAAAGCTACCAAAGGAGGTAAGAAAAAGATGGATGTCAACAACCAAGTGGAGATGTTGAGTAAGCCTTTGGATGTATAAATGTAGGTCTCAGAGTAGAGAGCTAGACTGGGATAAACAATAAGACATTGTAAGGATAAAATAATAGGCATGGTTGAAATTTTTCAGGAAGAGACTAGGTGGCCATGCATCCCTCCAGCGTCATTACCTGAGGGCAGGAACACTTACTGGGAGTAATTTGTAACTAGAGAACTGTTTCTATGTTTTGGAGGACATGATATCCCTACTAATTGGGAAAAGAGTCCAGGGCATGGGAATATAACACTGTGCTGGGAACATTCCATCTCCTAAGAATGAAGTTGTTATGTGGAGATTTTAATGGAATGTAACTTCTTCCTGTCAGTTACAAGAAATGccagcttatttttcctttcatattcatttatattgCATTTTGTCCTGtactaaatgttttatgtatgtcatcatatttaatcctcacaacaaattAATGAAGTCATTATTATCACCATAATTTATAGATAAGTTACTGTAGTCTCAGAGTATAAGCAATTTCCTCAAGGTCATATTGCTAGAAAGCAGTTGAAATGGAATTTAAGTAAGGTTTCTGTGAGTTCAAAGACATTTCTACCCGCATATCAAATGATAAAACAATGCCAATATTAACATAGTTTAGGATTATTGAGCCTTTGCTGTGTACCGTGTAGTATACTGAatactttatatgcattatctcatttaatcttcataataatcTTATAAGAAAAGTACTGTTATCCCTGGTTAACAGTTGAGGAATCTGAGGTTTAGAGATGTTAATTCAGTGGTTGTCACAGAGTTAGTGGTAGAGTCAGGGCTTGAACCTTTCTGTTGGGTTTTAAAGCCTGTGTGCTTCActggtatatgtgcccctatcaaaaataactaaatcttAGAATGGGGGCTCTCTTCCCTGGCTGTGTATTAGAatcagtcacttaaaaaaaatcactgccaaacCTCATCAtcaaagattctgatttaatttatCAGGAATGCAGACCAggcctgggattttttttttcaaaaagcttttattcattcattcaatttattCTGTAAACATTTAATGTCACTTGTATGTCAAATACTCTATAGGCATTTACTTCCTAGCAAGATCTGTCAATTAATTCTCACCACAGTGATGCATAACGATGACTATAAAATCTTAGTGGCATGAAAAACTAAGAACATACTAAGCGCTTATCCTCATATTTCTGGAAGCCAGCTGGGATTTAGCTGATTAGGCAGGGCTTTGTCAGACGACTCTGATTTAGGTTAGAGTGACTACTTTTTCTGCTTCAGGACTGTGAGTAAACTCATGTGGCTCTGCTTCATGCATTCCTCCCTAGACCATTGGACTAGCTGGCACTTGTGTCTCTCATGGCTCATCTCATGCCAGTGGTAGAATCATAAGAGGAGACATGTCCAACTGTGCAAGAATATTTCAAGACCCTGTTTGAGTAATATACTTTATTAGCCAAACAAAGTCTCAAGGCTGAGCTCAAAGACAAGCGGTGGGAAAATAAACCCCACATATGTTGTGTGGACTTGCAGAGTTCATGGCATAGGCTCAGAATTGGAGCCAGTAATCCAATTTaggtggaaaagaatgaaaaaaaaaacccactgagcATTATACAtaagaaaactttcaaatgtattagaaaaaagTAATATTGGAAAAATTCTGGAAGGTGGCATGAAGGTGACTTTAATGTGCACCTAGGGCCGAGAACCTCTGATCTTACTGTGTTCAACCTGGACAGAAACCTGGGCTAGCagtccctcagccattttgaatataaaacagagaaagtaGAAGAATCTTACTCAAGGTCCATAGGTTGATAGTTACAGAAATGGAACTAGGGCCTCTAATGTCTCCTAACACTGTAGACTTTTTCTCTTATATCACTGTATTCTGATCTATGGTCTTAGAATTCTTCCTTTATTAATGGCACCAAAAATATGTTGTGGaaagacacattctttttttttgtcttgaccCTAGACATTAGAGGTTGTACTCTCTAAATCCTGTGCTCCCTTAGTAACCCAATTGAGGGCCCAATTTCACATTTCTTATATTTGTATTGTTCAAATGTTTACAGACATTCtatcttcttttagttttttaccTCTTCAAGTTGAAGACTGTTGGTTTAGATCTATCTTCGTGTGATCCCATAGTCCCTTCCTAACAATCTACTTGATTTATTGggccttctcttttcctcaactCTGTAATGCCTTGAGTAGTATTTCTtgagttcttttttattctggGCTCCCACTTAGGCCTTTCAGTCATCAtttctgttttggattttagtCTTCTTGATTTGCCAGGATGACcagtcaaaagaaaagaaaagatatggaACTTGCTTGTACTTGGAGTTTATTGTCTAAACAGAAAGGTGAGTAACTGAATGAGGTAAGAAGAGGGTACAATCTAGGTAATcctgttcattctctttctcctacttCTCCTCACGGACTTTGGGATATTTTTTTCGAATCTTTAACATTGTGTTGCCTGTGTATAGGTGTGTGTATATTGAGATATTACATGGACACAGTATTATTTGCCCATTAATAATCTCTTAAAAGTGTCTCcataatttttgtgttttccaaaatgaggaaaaagaaaaaagaagaggaaactatGGTTTCTACTGTTTTCCATGATTCCAAAAGCATTTATAATCCTAAAAGACTCTTAAGTCTCTCCCTTTACTGTAACCACAGATTTTCACAGGAGACAGCACAAAAGAGCAAAGAGTGAAGATTGTTGGAGTCCTTCCCCTTGTGGCTGATTCCTGAGCTCCAAAGAATATTTAGTTATGGGGAATAGAAACTGGTTATCTTCAACAGACTACTCAGTTGCCTGCCCATTTCTGTGACTTTCTAATATCTGCCTCTCCAGACTCTGCTTCCTCCCATCCATCTAGTCACACCTTCTCCCAAGTATAAGTctcacttttgcttttaaagGTGTGCAAGTACTAAAAACCTACAGGAATgtggaggctgtgtgtgtgtgtgtgtgtgtgtgtgtgtgtgtatgcaggcACTATGCAGGCACATGTGCCTGCATTTGTGTATTTCTATCTAGAAACCTATATATGTGTTTGGattgaatatatgtgtatatgtgttcaAATTGTAGATAATTGTATGTATCTGTCACACTAACATCAGCAGTGCCTTATTCATTCTCATTAACAAGTTAAGTTCAACAGAAGTTCCAACAGAAGGAATAGGTTAATGttcaatggaaaacaaaatacctAAAACAGTGACTTCAAATAATGTATGAGCCTTTAAGTTAATGCCTAAATTTTTTCTTACAGAGCatctaaatgtaaatgtttatacCCTTAATATATATATGGGAAGgtcatacattttactttatgttGCACATTAGTTATAAATTTGTGGGTGAGTTAGAAAAGATGTGAGATGACTTTCTTCCTTGTATTTCTGTCTGGGGAACAGCATGAATGGCTGTAGCAGTGTGGGTAAATTTTCTGGGTATTTCATGTTTTGATGTGAAGGTGTATTTGTGCTTCTCTTAATCCCAACTCTTTCCTCCCACAGATGCTTCTAAATCTCAGACTTCATTGTCATGGAAGGAGCTCACAGGTAGATGTCTTCtcctttttactctctttttgttttgtgaaaagTGCCTCCAATAAACCTGGTTTCTCATCCCTACTCCACTCACATTTTTTACTTCATATTCATTGGGAAGCAaccattgtgttttttttttggtagtatttATGAAGCtccaaacttttaaaacagattGGTATTTTATATCAGATAGAATAGCTATTCGAATAGCTATTGATGGTGGTCAGGCACCAGATGTACAGAACTTTATGGCTAGAATAGACCTGTCCAATTCTGGAGTGATCTAAATTGAGGCCATTATAGCTACTGGGCCAAATCATGCCAGGGGCCTGttattataataaagttttaCTAGAACCAGCGatgcccattcatttatgtattgtctaagGCTACCTTCAAGCTAAGATGGCAGGATTGAGTAACTGAAACAGAGACCCAAAAGCCTATTTATggaattttacagaagaaatttgcCAATAATTACCTAGACCAGCATTCCCCAAGCAGTTCTACAGAGCATTATTGTCCAGAAGATAACTTTGCTTTTGGGAAAGGGTTATATAGTCATTTGATACCAGAAAATGCTGGATTAAGCCAAGTTAAacagccttttttaaaaactttttcttagtgttttatttatttttgagagagagagagagagacagcgtgagagcaggggagggtcagagagtgaggaagacacagactctgaagacaggctctgagctagttgtcagcacagagcctgatgcagggctcaaacccatgaaccacaagatcatgacctgagccgaagctggacactcaactgactgagccacccaggtgcccctaaacagcctttttaaaaaactataggtCATTTCATATCCTTTCACATGTTACATGCACTGAGAAACTCTAAAAGGAGATAAAGGGTGCATTCCCTTTAACTTATTTGACCACTGGACTTCTTTTCCACAGCTCTCTTACTAATACCTTGCAAAATCGTGTTCAAAGGAACACTTATTTGAGAAATGCTAACAGACATTCACTTGACAGAAGTTTGAACTTGATAACTGACTccttggattatttttctttctagttgcTGAAACTGAAAAGCTATGTAGTATAGTATTTAAGCATATGGACTATGGCTTTAGACAAACCTCAATCTTAAAAGTTGCTATCACTTACTAACTATTGAACTGGGGCAAATTATCTAATGTGATAAGCAGGACTGGCTACATAATTGATGGGCTATggtacaaaatgaaaacacaggaccccttcttcaaaaaatattaagaatttcaagatagcAACAGCAGAGCATTATACCAATGGGTCCTTCTGAGCCCAAGACTTATGCAGAGATTGTATACCCATAAACATATCACCCTGGTAACAAATTTCAGTTTCCTTAGCTtcataaaatgtggataataccTACTTAATGGGATCATTGTAAGAATTCAGTCAGAAATGTATATAAAGAGCCTAGTAGAGTATCTGGCAGAATAGGCAGtaaaaataacttgtttttaattcaaaagcATTTATACCATATTCAATAAtctatttattgagtgtctacaatgtgccaggcaccatgccagGTACTTAGAATATTAtgataaagaatacaaataagGTCCCTGTCTTCATGTAGATTATTGTTTATTGGGAAAGAcggataatgaaaaaataaacaactattaATTATGATAAGAGctataaagagaaaacaggatgctgggaaaggaaataatagagaGGATCTGCTTTAAATTGGGTGGTCAGGTAAATCCTTTTCTAGGAAGTAGTGTCTAAGTTGAGAtctgaaggattaaaaaaaaactctccaaggaaagagcagaaagagtgttccaggcagagagaatagcTACTGGAAAGGCCCTGAAATGGGAAAGAACAtggcattttgaaaaattaaaagtaggcTAGTGTGGCTCTAGGGACTGAGAAGGAGAGTGATTTGTGGCATACCTCGTAGGATAAGGTTTTGGATTTTATACGAAGTGTAATGAAAAGCTTTTGAAAGGTTTTGGATATGGTAGTCCCATGATGTAATTGATACTTTCAGATGATCGTGTTGGCTGCTGTGCGGAGAGGAGCCATAGATAAGCTAGAGTAGCTGTATAGTAGGAGGCTACTTCAGTAGTCCAGGAAAGATTTAGTAGCGTCTTGGACTTGGTTGGTATTTGAGAATGTAGTGATAAATAAACTGGAGGCTTATGATAGGCCTTGGTAATTGATTGGATGTGGAGgattcaaggggaaaaaagaaataaagaatgactcttaatatttttctggGCAACTGGGTGACATCATTTAACTGGAATGACATgactgtgggttttttgttttttttttttttttggcagggggCAGCCATGCAGAAATCCAAAGCTCAGGTTTAGACATGTAAAATTGGAGAGCCCTCTAACACTTCCAAGTGGAGATGGTGATAGTAGTTATAGCTGTTATTTGTATTGCTGTCTAGGATTCTGTGTTACTAACTCTTTGTGTTACCTCATTAGACTACcgggaaatatttagaaaacatctgaaagaaaaatatcttaacatAGGAGTCCATAAATGTTATCACCATGGCAAACATATAGAGTCACGGCTGCTTCTTGTAAAAGAACATGGTATATCAGAACAGACATCGTATGGGATTCCTCAACAAGATAATTTCATTGATATGGGACATGTATTTGATCTTGACGAAGAGGGCTGCAGCTCATCCCAAACTGTGGTGCTTCAGGGATGTGCTGGGATTGGGAAAACAGCTGTGGTGCACAAGTTCATGTTTGACTGGGCAGCAGGAATGGTTGCTCCAGGAAGGTTTGACTATCTCATCTATGTTAACTGCAGAGAAATAAGCCATATTGCTAACCTTAGTGCTGCTGACCTGATCACTAACACTTTTCAAAATATAGATGGACCAATCCTGGACGTTATTCTTGTGTGTCCAGAGAAGCTTCTTTTCATTCTTGATGGATTTCCTGAGCTTCAGCACCCTGTAGGTAACCTGGAAGAAGATCTTAGTGCTAACCCCCAGGAGCAGAAGCCAGTAGAAACCCTCTTACGTAgttttgtgaggaaaaaaatgttccctGAATCCTCCCTGCTGATAACTGCCCGGCCTGCAACCATGAAGAAGCTCCACTCTCTGTTAAAAGAACCTATCCAGGCAGAGATCATTTGGTTTACAGATGCTGAAAAGAGAGCATATTTCTTGAGTCAGTTTTCAGGTGCCAATGCAGCAATGGAAGTTTTTTATGAGCTGCAACAAAATGAAAGCCTTGACATTATGTCCTCTCTTCCCATCATCTCCTGGATAATCTGCAGTGTCCTGCAGTCACAGAAAGATGGTGACAGGAGTCTTATGGGATCACTTCAGACAATGACTGATGTGTATCTGTTCTACTTTTCCAAGTGCCTCAAGACCCTTACGGGCATCTCAGTGTGGAAGGGACAAAGTTGCCTGTGGGGCCTTTGCTCTTTGGCTGCAGAGGGACTGCAGAACCATCAGGTCCTATTTGAAGTCCGTGACCTCAGGAGACATGGGCTAGGGCTATATGATATCAATTGTGCTTTTCTAAATCACTTTTTGAAAAAAGTTGAAGAAAGTGTCAATGTCTACACTTTCCTTCACTTCAGTTTCCAAGAGTTCTTAACTGCTGTGTTCTATGCTCTGAAGAATGACAGCAGATGGATGTTTTTTGATCGAGTGGAGAAAACATGGCAAGAAATATTCCACCAATATGGAAAAGGGTTTTCATCATTAACGATACAGTTCTTGTTTGGCCTCTTacataaaggaaagggaaaggctGTGGAAACTACTTTTGGAAGAAAAGTTTCCCCAGGACTTCGAGAGGAGTTATTGAAATGgactgagaaagaaataaaggataaatATTCTAGGTTACAGATTGAGCCAATGGACTTGTTTCACTGTTTGTATGAGATTCAGGAAGAAGAATATGCAGAAAAGATAATTGGTGATTTACAATCAATTATGTTGCTTCAACCTACCTACACAAAAATGGACATTCTGGCTATGTCATTCTGTGTAAAAAGCAGTCACAGTCACCTGTCAATgtctctgaagtgtcagcacctAATTGGATTTGAGGAGGAAGAGCGAGCCTCTGCATTCATGACACCAGTCTTTTCACTTAATCAGTGAGTATATTAATGTCTTTTCTCCAGTGTTTTGGCCTTACGAAATAATGGGTATTCTTGTTTATTTCAAGTATTCAAGCATATGATTGTTTCTCGGttgtcaataaataaaatgaatcatctccACTTTCCATATTTTATGTCAATCAACCCAGTAAGGATTTATTCAATATCTATCACATATTGAACACTAGCCTAGGTAGACAGTGAGGTAGAGTTAACATttctgagcatttattatgtattaGGCACTGTGCTAGCCCCTGtaagtgtgtgtatatttgtgtgtatatatattagtCTTCACTGTTACCTTGTGAATGtgctttataataataaaatgttacgAGCATGCAAGTCATCAAGATTATCTTTGAGGGCTCTGCTATTTTGGTGTTAATGACTACTATTAGAAAAGGTGGTAAACTTAACATTGAATTGGTCATCACTCTCCTCTACATATACTTCCATCATTGAGGCCTCAGAGAGCCCCAGGTTTGTAAGGGGAAGAATTGCACTCCTGCATATGTTGCCGTGAAGCCTGTGTTTTTTCCACGAGGCTTCCACCTTCACAATGGGTTCAGAGAGGCTCAGGTAAATCACTTATTTCATACAGATTCTATATACTGCAAAATACAGTTCTATTGACTTATTGACCTGTGTTATCTAGAAAATGCCACTGGTCATAAGTCCGTTCTCAGTACTTGGGTTAAGATGGACTTTGGCGCTCCTTTAGTTGTACGACCATCTGAGGGTTAGTGGACTTTGAGAagaagagagtgagcagaaggCTCTACTTAGGGAATGTGTTAACCCGAGTCTTTTCCCTGATAGTTATATTTCCTCACTGGGCAGTAGTAGCATAGAGGTGGAAATCAATGCAGAGTAGGTGTGtctgagggaggtggggaggggaagggaagtgcAGCAAAAGTGTTTGGGACTAGAGTGGAAGGAATAGGAGAGGTTACATGGACTTGGAGTTACCAAGGACCCTGGCTACAATGTTTTGATAAATTCATGACTGCTTCAGTCCAActgtatattataaattaaaataatgcacaAATACATTGACAACTTTTAAACACTGATGGAAACAAAAAGGCTTCTG includes these proteins:
- the LOC115284321 gene encoding NACHT, LRR and PYD domains-containing protein 3 isoform X2, whose amino-acid sequence is MGHVFDLDEEGCSSSQTVVLQGCAGIGKTAVVHKFMFDWAAGMVAPGRFDYLIYVNCREISHIANLSAADLITNTFQNIDGPILDVILVCPEKLLFILDGFPELQHPVGNLEEDLSANPQEQKPVETLLRSFVRKKMFPESSLLITARPATMKKLHSLLKEPIQAEIIWFTDAEKRAYFLSQFSGANAAMEVFYELQQNESLDIMSSLPIISWIICSVLQSQKDGDRSLMGSLQTMTDVYLFYFSKCLKTLTGISVWKGQSCLWGLCSLAAEGLQNHQVLFEVRDLRRHGLGLYDINCAFLNHFLKKVEESVNVYTFLHFSFQEFLTAVFYALKNDSRWMFFDRVEKTWQEIFHQYGKGFSSLTIQFLFGLLHKGKGKAVETTFGRKVSPGLREELLKWTEKEIKDKYSRLQIEPMDLFHCLYEIQEEEYAEKIIGDLQSIMLLQPTYTKMDILAMSFCVKSSHSHLSMSLKCQHLIGFEEEERASAFMTPVFSLNQPFELHNMPVSRLHFFCQALCNPHCKIKDLKLIFCHLTASYGRDLSLVFETNQYLTDLEFVKNTLEDSGMRLLCEGLKQPNCVLQTLRLYRCLISPASCGALAAVLSTSQWLTDLEFRETKLEASALELLCEGLKDPNCKLQKLKLSQCSLSAACCESLSQVLSSTRSLTRLLLINNKIEDLGLKFLCEGLKQPDCQLKDLALWACHLTGECCQDLCNALYSNEYLRDLDLSDNALGDEGMQVLCEGLKHPSCKLQTLWLAECHLTDASCGALASVLNRNENLTLLDLSGNDLKDFGVQMLCDALIQPICKLQTFYIDTDHLHEETFRKMEALKMSKPGITL
- the LOC115284321 gene encoding NACHT, LRR and PYD domains-containing protein 12 isoform X1; its protein translation is MGHVFDLDEEGCSSSQTVVLQGCAGIGKTAVVHKFMFDWAAGMVAPGRFDYLIYVNCREISHIANLSAADLITNTFQNIDGPILDVILVCPEKLLFILDGFPELQHPVGNLEEDLSANPQEQKPVETLLRSFVRKKMFPESSLLITARPATMKKLHSLLKEPIQAEIIWFTDAEKRAYFLSQFSGANAAMEVFYELQQNESLDIMSSLPIISWIICSVLQSQKDGDRSLMGSLQTMTDVYLFYFSKCLKTLTGISVWKGQSCLWGLCSLAAEGLQNHQVLFEVRDLRRHGLGLYDINCAFLNHFLKKVEESVNVYTFLHFSFQEFLTAVFYALKNDSRWMFFDRVEKTWQEIFHQYGKGFSSLTIQFLFGLLHKGKGKAVETTFGRKVSPGLREELLKWTEKEIKDKYSRLQIEPMDLFHCLYEIQEEEYAEKIIGDLQSIMLLQPTYTKMDILAMSFCVKSSHSHLSMSLKCQHLIGFEEEERASAFMTPVFSLNQPFELHNMPVSRLHFFCQALCNPHCKIKDLKLIFCHLTASYGRDLSLVFETNQYLTDLEFVKNTLEDSGMRLLCEGLKQPNCVLQTLRLYRCLISPASCGALAAVLSTSQWLTDLEFRETKLEASALELLCEGLKDPNCKLQKLKLCASFLPESSEVVCKYLASVLICNTNLTELDLSENPLGDTGVKYLCEGLRHSNCKVEKLDLSTCYLTEASCMELSSFLQVSQTLKELFVFANALGDIGVQHLCEGLQHAQGVIQSLVLSQCSLSAACCESLSQVLSSTRSLTRLLLINNKIEDLGLKFLCEGLKQPDCQLKDLALWACHLTGECCQDLCNALYSNEYLRDLDLSDNALGDEGMQVLCEGLKHPSCKLQTLWLAECHLTDASCGALASVLNRNENLTLLDLSGNDLKDFGVQMLCDALIQPICKLQTFYIDTDHLHEETFRKMEALKMSKPGITL